One stretch of Burkholderia pyrrocinia DNA includes these proteins:
- a CDS encoding FadR/GntR family transcriptional regulator produces MMSARPESLEGGFRPLQIYEQVAEKIRDEIRAGRYAADSRLPSERELAVLFQVGRPAVREALGALQNEGLVFTKRNSGTYVVASPLDVLAERGDMRAASEADFSPTSTLDVRLILEPAIARLAASHGRADPGAERYLAQMETITDVDDPHQRALWNESDRLFHRQLALMTGDPLIVKIADEVAKTMDQPLWKRLKDDGIYDAGRIRLYVSEHRLIYEAIVSGDADAAAFYVEQHIRRVRRDIAPK; encoded by the coding sequence ATGATGTCCGCGCGTCCCGAATCACTCGAAGGCGGTTTCAGGCCGCTGCAGATCTACGAGCAGGTCGCCGAGAAGATCCGCGACGAGATTCGCGCGGGGCGCTACGCGGCCGATTCGCGGCTGCCGTCCGAGCGCGAACTCGCGGTGCTGTTCCAGGTCGGCCGGCCGGCCGTGCGCGAGGCGCTCGGCGCGCTGCAGAACGAAGGGCTGGTGTTCACGAAGCGCAATTCGGGCACCTACGTCGTCGCGTCGCCGCTCGACGTGCTCGCGGAACGCGGCGACATGCGTGCGGCGTCCGAGGCCGACTTCAGCCCGACGTCGACGCTCGACGTGCGGCTGATCCTGGAACCCGCGATCGCGCGCCTCGCGGCGTCGCACGGCCGCGCCGACCCGGGCGCCGAGCGCTATCTCGCGCAGATGGAAACCATCACCGACGTCGACGATCCGCACCAGCGCGCGCTGTGGAACGAGAGCGACCGGCTGTTCCACCGGCAGCTCGCGCTGATGACCGGCGACCCGCTGATCGTGAAGATTGCGGACGAGGTCGCGAAGACGATGGACCAGCCGCTCTGGAAGCGGCTGAAGGACGACGGCATCTACGACGCGGGCCGAATCCGGCTCTACGTGTCCGAACACCGGCTGATCTACGAGGCGATCGTGTCCGGCGATGCCGATGCGGCTGCGTTCTATGTCGAGCAGCATATCCGCCGCGTGCGGCGCGACATCGCGCCGAAGTGA
- the lhpI gene encoding bifunctional Delta(1)-pyrroline-2-carboxylate/Delta(1)-piperideine-2-carboxylate reductase, with protein MTALSRIPVFDAADTAALLDYPALLATLRQAVAEYAAGEIVSPERLVVPLQAGGVMLSMPSSARDLATHKLVNVCPGNGARGLPTILGQVTAYDATTGEMRFALDGPTVTGRRTAAVTALGIDALHGTAPRDILLIGTGKQAANHAEALAAIFPDARLHVRGTRADSAAAFCAAHRAQAPRLAPLDGDAIPDAIDVVVTLTTSRTPVYREAAREGRLVVGVGAFTADAAEIDANTVRGSRLVVDDPAGARHEAGDLIVAQVDWQQVASLADVLGGAFAVGGPLLFKSVGCAAWDLAACRTARDALDARRAG; from the coding sequence ATGACCGCCCTTTCCCGGATTCCCGTTTTCGATGCGGCCGACACGGCCGCGCTGCTCGACTACCCGGCGCTGCTCGCCACGCTGAGGCAGGCCGTCGCCGAGTACGCGGCGGGCGAGATCGTCAGCCCCGAACGCCTGGTCGTGCCGCTGCAGGCCGGCGGCGTGATGCTGTCGATGCCGTCGAGCGCGCGCGACCTTGCCACCCACAAGCTCGTGAACGTGTGCCCCGGCAACGGCGCGCGCGGGCTGCCGACGATCCTCGGCCAGGTGACCGCATACGACGCGACCACCGGCGAGATGCGCTTCGCGCTCGACGGCCCGACGGTCACCGGCCGCCGCACGGCGGCCGTCACCGCGCTCGGCATCGACGCGCTGCATGGCACCGCGCCGCGCGACATCCTGCTGATCGGCACCGGCAAGCAGGCGGCCAATCACGCGGAAGCGCTCGCGGCGATCTTTCCCGACGCGCGCCTTCACGTGCGCGGCACCCGCGCCGACAGCGCGGCCGCCTTCTGCGCCGCGCACCGCGCGCAGGCGCCGCGGCTCGCACCGCTCGACGGCGACGCGATTCCCGATGCGATCGACGTCGTCGTCACGCTGACGACGAGCCGCACGCCCGTCTACCGCGAAGCCGCGCGCGAAGGCCGGCTCGTGGTCGGCGTCGGCGCGTTCACCGCGGATGCGGCCGAGATCGACGCGAACACGGTGCGCGGCAGCCGGCTCGTCGTCGACGATCCGGCCGGCGCGCGCCACGAGGCCGGCGACCTGATCGTCGCGCAGGTCGACTGGCAGCAGGTCGCGTCGCTCGCCGACGTGCTGGGCGGCGCATTCGCCGTCGGCGGACCGCTGCTGTTCAAGAGCGTCGGCTGCGCCGCGTGGGATCTCGCTGCGTGCCGCACCGCGCGCGATGCGCTGGACGCGCGCCGGGCCGGCTGA
- a CDS encoding DUF488 domain-containing protein — MGIRIIQLGTPRAAGEGLRIGTVRRPPRGVPKAEFASRNYYDVWLPTLSPSPELVAQAQAAETDAEWNAFKRHFRAEMAHGDPAKVLDLLAALSATTAFSIGCYCDDERHCHRSVLRELLAERGAAIEPDAD; from the coding sequence ATGGGCATCCGGATCATCCAGCTCGGCACGCCGCGCGCGGCCGGCGAGGGCCTGCGGATCGGCACGGTGCGGCGGCCGCCGCGCGGCGTACCGAAGGCGGAATTCGCGTCGCGCAACTACTATGATGTATGGCTGCCGACGCTGTCGCCGAGCCCCGAGCTCGTCGCGCAGGCGCAGGCGGCCGAAACGGACGCCGAATGGAACGCGTTCAAGCGCCACTTCCGCGCGGAGATGGCGCATGGCGATCCGGCGAAGGTGCTGGACCTGCTGGCGGCGCTGTCGGCGACCACCGCGTTCTCGATCGGCTGTTACTGCGACGACGAGCGCCATTGCCACCGCAGCGTGCTGCGCGAGCTGCTCGCGGAGCGCGGCGCGGCGATCGAGCCCGACGCGGACTGA
- a CDS encoding helix-turn-helix domain-containing protein, which yields MSTATACAADVLVAPRPTTPLRAVTRADAAKHPAARCSACAMRSMCLPPQLTAAEYGRLDAIICTTRQVRQGDALFRTDDPFQSIYAVRAGSVKTVMMHRDGREHVTGFQIAGDTLGMDGIGSGQHCCDAIALEDSVVCVIPFGALEAACREIKPMQHFLYQMLSSEIVRKSSQMLLLGTMSAEQRVAHFLLNLSSRFEARGYSATEFNLRMTREEIGCYLGMKLETVSRMFSRFHREALVETRGKRVRIIDAQALARV from the coding sequence ATGTCCACCGCCACCGCCTGCGCTGCCGACGTACTTGTCGCGCCCCGGCCGACGACTCCGCTTCGTGCGGTCACGCGCGCCGACGCCGCCAAACATCCCGCCGCACGCTGCTCGGCCTGCGCGATGCGCTCGATGTGCTTGCCGCCGCAACTGACGGCCGCCGAATACGGCCGGCTCGACGCGATCATCTGCACGACCCGGCAGGTTCGCCAGGGCGACGCGCTGTTTCGCACCGACGATCCGTTCCAGAGCATCTATGCGGTGCGCGCGGGTTCGGTGAAGACGGTGATGATGCATCGCGACGGCCGCGAACACGTGACGGGCTTCCAGATCGCCGGCGACACGCTCGGGATGGACGGCATCGGCAGCGGCCAGCACTGCTGCGACGCGATCGCGCTCGAAGACAGCGTCGTGTGCGTCATCCCGTTCGGTGCGCTCGAAGCAGCGTGCCGCGAGATCAAGCCGATGCAGCACTTCCTCTATCAGATGCTGAGCAGCGAGATCGTGCGGAAATCGAGCCAGATGCTGCTGCTCGGCACGATGTCGGCCGAACAGCGCGTCGCGCATTTCCTGCTGAACCTGTCGTCGCGCTTCGAGGCGCGCGGCTATTCGGCGACCGAATTCAACCTGCGGATGACACGCGAGGAAATCGGTTGTTATCTCGGGATGAAGCTGGAAACGGTCAGCCGGATGTTCTCGCGGTTCCATCGCGAAGCACTGGTCGAAACCCGCGGCAAGCGCGTGCGCATCATCGATGCGCAAGCGCTCGCGCGGGTCTGA
- a CDS encoding penicillin-binding protein 1A yields MHPFQPSSTRVNRRNVSSVRDFCASWVARAQPVAAAAVARVKPLAAAAWQHLRRPTRRGVLLTAAAVPVLFVLYVIALIPFTPGIGDIRKARVDQPAQVLSADGKLLAEFKPSNREWVPLKQISPHMVDALIATEDHRFYEHHGLDWKRTASAALHTFSGSRQGGSTITQQLARNLYPDEIGRAPTLTRKVKEAITALKIEAVYSKDQILETYLNTVPFLYNAYGVEMAARTYFDKSADQLDVLDSATLVGMLKGNSYYNPVLNPERALQRRNTVLGQMVKYGKLSAAQFAQLQRRPLRIDFERQKEPPGPAPHFAQQLRKWLIAWADRNDYNIYSDGLIVRTTIDSRLQQMATQALTLQGNQLQGIANNAWSGRDGCGTDNEVFRTFMRESPEYKAAQDAGKDDAAAMKLLAADRGFMRALCKTKTDVQAGFLAIDPRDGQIRAWVGSRDFTNEPFDHVAQARRQPGSTFKPFVYGAAFAGGMKPDDTFIDQPVEIPLKGGEIWRPNDDVPPTGKPMTLRDAVALSRNRITAQVMEKVGPTAVARLARDMGVRESPLERVPSLALGTSPVTLKEMVASYATIANGGLYVEPQMVTRIENRQGDVLAEYAPAPPERALDAETDKTLLDVMRDVVTRGTGGSIRTRFGVRGDVAGKTGTTQDNADGWFILMQPGLVAGAWVGFDDGRVTLRSDYWGQGAHSALPIVGDFFQRAQRARIVDTKAKFDTEPSPGWFASLRERATDLFDTWFRPEPTKAPAPVRTQRMAPSSEADEGAASAASAASAPEAASGGIVEEWIPASEVAASAAALSPGASQPQTAQPPAVGASTTSDGSAGIGAAPAATPAQPPAPVAPDATGASQ; encoded by the coding sequence ATGCACCCTTTTCAGCCGAGCTCCACCCGCGTGAATCGCCGAAACGTGTCGTCAGTGCGTGACTTCTGTGCCAGCTGGGTTGCGCGCGCCCAACCCGTCGCGGCTGCCGCCGTCGCGAGGGTCAAGCCTCTCGCCGCCGCCGCGTGGCAGCATCTCCGTCGTCCCACGCGCCGCGGCGTGCTGCTCACGGCCGCCGCCGTGCCGGTGCTGTTCGTGCTGTACGTGATCGCGCTGATCCCGTTCACGCCGGGCATCGGCGACATCCGCAAGGCGCGCGTCGACCAGCCGGCGCAGGTGCTGTCCGCCGACGGCAAGCTGCTGGCCGAATTCAAGCCGTCGAACCGCGAGTGGGTGCCGCTCAAGCAGATCTCGCCGCACATGGTCGACGCGCTGATCGCGACCGAGGATCATCGCTTCTACGAGCATCACGGCCTCGACTGGAAACGCACCGCGTCGGCCGCGCTCCATACGTTCTCGGGCAGCCGCCAGGGCGGCTCGACGATCACGCAGCAGCTCGCGCGCAACCTGTATCCGGACGAGATCGGCCGCGCGCCGACGCTCACGCGCAAGGTGAAGGAAGCCATCACCGCGCTGAAGATCGAAGCCGTCTACAGCAAGGACCAGATCCTCGAGACCTACCTGAACACGGTGCCGTTCCTGTACAACGCGTACGGCGTCGAGATGGCCGCGCGCACCTATTTCGACAAGTCGGCCGACCAGCTCGACGTGCTCGACAGCGCGACGCTCGTCGGGATGTTGAAGGGCAACAGCTACTACAACCCGGTGCTGAATCCCGAGCGCGCGCTGCAGCGGCGCAACACGGTGCTCGGCCAGATGGTGAAGTACGGCAAGCTGTCGGCGGCGCAGTTCGCGCAGTTGCAGCGCCGGCCGCTGCGCATCGATTTCGAGCGCCAGAAGGAGCCGCCGGGGCCGGCGCCGCATTTCGCGCAGCAGTTGCGCAAATGGCTGATCGCGTGGGCCGACCGCAACGACTACAACATCTACTCGGACGGATTGATCGTGCGCACGACGATCGATTCGCGGCTGCAGCAGATGGCGACGCAGGCGCTCACGCTGCAGGGCAATCAGTTGCAGGGCATCGCGAACAACGCGTGGAGCGGCCGCGACGGCTGCGGCACCGACAACGAGGTGTTCCGCACCTTCATGCGCGAGTCGCCCGAATACAAGGCCGCGCAGGACGCCGGCAAGGACGACGCGGCCGCGATGAAGCTGCTCGCGGCTGACCGCGGCTTCATGCGTGCGCTGTGCAAGACGAAGACCGACGTGCAGGCCGGCTTCCTCGCGATCGATCCGCGCGACGGGCAGATCCGCGCATGGGTCGGCAGCCGCGACTTTACCAACGAGCCGTTCGACCACGTCGCGCAGGCACGGCGCCAGCCGGGCTCGACGTTCAAGCCGTTCGTCTATGGCGCCGCGTTCGCGGGCGGGATGAAGCCGGACGACACGTTCATCGACCAGCCGGTCGAGATCCCGCTGAAGGGCGGCGAGATCTGGCGGCCGAACGACGACGTGCCGCCTACGGGCAAACCGATGACGCTGCGCGACGCGGTCGCGCTGTCGCGCAACCGGATCACCGCGCAGGTGATGGAGAAGGTCGGGCCCACGGCGGTCGCGCGGCTCGCGCGCGACATGGGCGTGCGCGAAAGCCCGCTCGAACGCGTGCCGTCGCTCGCGCTCGGCACGAGCCCGGTCACGCTGAAGGAGATGGTCGCGTCGTACGCGACGATCGCGAACGGCGGGCTGTACGTCGAACCGCAGATGGTGACGCGCATCGAGAATCGCCAGGGCGACGTGCTCGCCGAGTACGCGCCGGCGCCGCCCGAGCGCGCGCTCGACGCCGAAACCGACAAGACGCTGCTCGACGTGATGCGCGATGTCGTGACGCGCGGCACGGGCGGCAGCATCCGCACGCGCTTCGGCGTTCGCGGCGATGTAGCCGGCAAGACGGGCACGACGCAGGACAATGCGGACGGCTGGTTCATCCTGATGCAGCCGGGCCTCGTCGCCGGCGCGTGGGTCGGATTCGACGACGGCCGCGTGACGCTGCGCAGCGATTACTGGGGGCAGGGCGCGCACAGTGCGCTGCCGATCGTCGGCGATTTCTTCCAGCGCGCGCAGCGCGCCCGGATCGTCGACACGAAGGCGAAATTCGATACCGAGCCGTCGCCCGGCTGGTTCGCGTCGCTGCGCGAGCGTGCGACGGATCTGTTCGACACGTGGTTCAGGCCCGAGCCGACGAAGGCGCCCGCGCCAGTCAGGACGCAGCGCATGGCGCCTTCATCGGAGGCCGACGAAGGCGCGGCATCGGCCGCGTCGGCGGCATCGGCGCCCGAAGCGGCGTCCGGCGGCATCGTCGAGGAATGGATACCGGCGTCCGAAGTGGCCGCATCGGCCGCCGCGTTGTCGCCAGGCGCATCGCAGCCGCAGACGGCGCAGCCGCCGGCAGTGGGCGCAAGTACGACGAGCGACGGCAGTGCGGGCATCGGTGCGGCGCCGGCCGCCACGCCGGCCCAGCCGCCCGCGCCGGTCGCTCCCGACGCGACGGGCGCCTCGCAGTAA
- a CDS encoding DUF1488 domain-containing protein: protein MTSGQMQITFPPEPAEYCARDLVVAFSALVDGRCVQCAVTAEALEDHFGAPSLLERDLLAAFDAHRPAIEAMARRMLEEIGGRPVLLHSGHFRLGD, encoded by the coding sequence ATGACAAGCGGACAGATGCAGATTACCTTCCCGCCCGAGCCGGCCGAATATTGCGCGCGCGACCTGGTCGTCGCGTTTTCGGCGCTGGTCGACGGACGTTGCGTGCAGTGCGCGGTCACGGCCGAGGCACTGGAAGACCATTTCGGTGCGCCGTCGCTGCTCGAACGCGACCTGCTGGCCGCGTTCGACGCGCACCGGCCGGCGATCGAAGCGATGGCACGACGGATGCTCGAGGAAATCGGCGGCCGACCGGTGCTGCTGCACAGCGGCCACTTCCGGCTCGGCGATTGA
- a CDS encoding response regulator, producing the protein MNASLSPATLRVFLVDHAAAVRQRIALLVGAIRGVAVVGEAEDGQHAWTQILGSRADVVIVDLRLADGSGLDLIGMLSKAAPRIVTIVLTNHSAPAFREACATAGADYFFDKTVEFDAACRVIESLVHARVHQP; encoded by the coding sequence ATGAATGCCAGCTTGTCGCCCGCCACGCTCAGGGTGTTTCTCGTCGATCATGCCGCCGCCGTCCGGCAGCGGATCGCGCTGCTCGTCGGCGCGATTCGCGGCGTCGCCGTCGTGGGCGAAGCGGAAGACGGCCAGCACGCGTGGACGCAGATCCTCGGCAGCCGGGCGGACGTCGTGATCGTCGACCTGCGGCTCGCGGACGGCAGCGGCCTCGACCTGATCGGGATGCTGTCGAAGGCCGCGCCGCGCATCGTCACGATCGTTTTGACGAATCATTCGGCGCCGGCATTCAGAGAGGCATGCGCGACGGCCGGAGCCGACTACTTCTTCGACAAGACCGTCGAATTCGACGCCGCGTGCCGTGTCATCGAATCCCTGGTGCACGCTCGCGTGCATCAACCCTGA
- a CDS encoding branched-chain amino acid ABC transporter substrate-binding protein, with protein MRHLVTALSVAVAAGALTSAHAQEVVMIGHSAPLTGPQAANGKDNENGARLAVDELNKAGVKVAGKTVTFKLLSDDDQADPKAGVQVAQNLVDKGVVAVLGPYNSGVAIPASRVYSNAGVPILPVASNPALTKQGFKNIFRIGASDEQLGGTMATFAAKTLNAKTAAVVDDRTAYGQGVAEQFMNVAKANGIRIVDQEYTSSSATDFLGILTKIKAGNPDVIFFGGYAAQGAPMAKQMKQRGLRAKLLGGDGICSADMGKVAGDAASIVYCAQGGVALEKTPAGREFLKKYHDAYHTDTQVYGVNYYDGVKLLADAMVKAGTTTDKAKLIAQLAKSNYAGVAGTYSFDANGDLKGAPTSVYVIRNGLPEPYAK; from the coding sequence ATGCGACACCTCGTTACCGCGCTCTCGGTGGCTGTTGCCGCCGGCGCGCTGACTTCCGCGCACGCGCAGGAAGTCGTGATGATCGGCCATTCGGCGCCATTGACGGGCCCGCAGGCCGCGAACGGCAAGGACAACGAAAACGGCGCGCGCCTTGCCGTCGACGAACTCAACAAGGCGGGCGTGAAGGTGGCCGGCAAGACCGTCACGTTCAAGCTGCTGTCCGACGACGACCAGGCCGACCCGAAGGCCGGCGTGCAGGTCGCGCAGAACCTCGTCGACAAGGGTGTCGTCGCGGTGCTCGGGCCGTACAACTCGGGCGTCGCGATCCCGGCATCGCGCGTGTATTCGAATGCGGGCGTGCCGATCCTGCCGGTTGCGTCGAATCCGGCGCTCACGAAGCAGGGCTTCAAGAACATCTTCCGGATCGGCGCGAGCGACGAGCAGCTCGGCGGCACGATGGCCACGTTCGCCGCAAAGACGCTGAATGCGAAAACCGCGGCCGTCGTCGACGATCGCACCGCGTACGGGCAGGGCGTCGCCGAGCAGTTCATGAACGTCGCGAAGGCGAACGGGATCAGGATCGTCGACCAGGAATACACGAGTTCGTCGGCCACCGATTTCCTCGGCATTCTCACCAAGATCAAGGCCGGCAACCCCGACGTGATCTTCTTCGGCGGCTATGCGGCGCAGGGCGCGCCGATGGCCAAGCAGATGAAGCAGCGCGGGCTGCGCGCGAAGCTGCTCGGCGGCGACGGCATCTGCTCGGCCGACATGGGCAAGGTGGCGGGCGATGCGGCATCGATCGTCTACTGCGCGCAGGGCGGCGTCGCGCTCGAGAAGACGCCGGCCGGGCGCGAATTCCTGAAGAAGTACCACGACGCCTATCACACGGATACGCAGGTCTATGGCGTCAACTACTACGACGGCGTGAAGCTGCTCGCCGACGCGATGGTCAAGGCCGGCACGACCACCGACAAGGCGAAGCTGATCGCGCAGCTCGCGAAGTCGAACTATGCGGGCGTCGCGGGCACCTATTCGTTCGACGCGAACGGCGACCTGAAGGGCGCGCCGACGTCCGTCTACGTGATCCGCAACGGCCTGCCCGAGCCGTACGCGAAGTAA
- the lhpH gene encoding trans-3-hydroxy-L-proline dehydratase, translating to MKISRSLSTVEVHTGGEAFRIVTSGLPRLPGDTIVQRRAWLKENADEIRRALMFEPRGHADMYGGYLTEPVSPNADFGVIFVHNEGYSDHCGHGVIALSTAAVELGWVQRTVPETRVGIDAPCGFIEAFVKWDGEHAGPVRFVNVPSFIWRRDVSVDTPSFGTVTGDIAYGGAFYFYVDGAPFDLPVRESAVEKLIRFGAEVKAAANAKYPVVHPEIPEINHIYGTIIANAPRHPGSTQANCCVFADREVDRSPTGSGTGGRVAQLYQRGLLAAGDTLVNESIVGTIFKGRVLRETTVGEIAAVIPEVEGSAHICGFANWIVDERDPLTYGFLVR from the coding sequence ATGAAAATTTCCCGATCCCTTTCCACTGTCGAAGTCCATACGGGCGGCGAAGCGTTCCGCATCGTCACGAGCGGGCTGCCGCGCCTGCCTGGCGACACGATCGTCCAGCGCCGCGCATGGCTCAAGGAGAACGCCGACGAGATCCGCCGTGCGCTGATGTTCGAACCGCGCGGCCACGCCGACATGTACGGCGGCTACCTGACCGAGCCCGTGTCGCCGAACGCCGATTTCGGCGTGATCTTCGTGCACAACGAAGGCTACAGCGACCATTGCGGGCACGGCGTGATCGCGCTGTCGACCGCGGCCGTCGAACTCGGCTGGGTGCAGCGCACGGTGCCGGAAACGCGGGTCGGCATCGACGCGCCGTGCGGCTTCATCGAGGCCTTCGTCAAGTGGGACGGCGAGCATGCGGGGCCCGTGCGCTTCGTCAACGTGCCGTCGTTCATCTGGCGGCGCGACGTGTCGGTCGACACGCCGTCGTTCGGCACCGTGACCGGCGACATCGCGTATGGCGGCGCGTTCTATTTCTACGTCGACGGCGCGCCATTCGACCTGCCGGTGCGCGAATCGGCGGTGGAAAAGCTGATCCGCTTCGGCGCGGAAGTGAAGGCTGCCGCGAACGCGAAGTACCCGGTCGTACATCCGGAGATTCCGGAAATCAACCATATCTACGGCACGATCATCGCGAACGCGCCGCGCCATCCGGGCTCGACGCAGGCGAACTGCTGCGTGTTCGCGGATCGCGAGGTCGACCGCTCGCCGACCGGCTCCGGCACCGGCGGGCGCGTCGCGCAGCTGTACCAGCGCGGGCTGCTCGCGGCCGGCGACACGCTCGTCAACGAATCGATCGTCGGCACGATCTTCAAGGGGCGCGTGCTGCGCGAGACGACGGTCGGCGAGATCGCGGCCGTGATCCCGGAAGTGGAAGGCAGTGCGCATATCTGCGGTTTCGCGAACTGGATCGTCGACGAGCGCGATCCGCTGACCTACGGTTTTCTCGTGCGCTGA